The following are from one region of the Paenibacillus sp. KS-LC4 genome:
- a CDS encoding monooxygenase, giving the protein MKDGVIVVGGGPVGLMVASELALANIKVCLLERLKDTTPYSRALTIHPRTLEILDMRGLAPELLEKGRPIPKGHFAGLATPLDFSVLDSASNYTLVLAQSETEKLLEERARGLGVAIIRETEVKSIRQHDEGVEVTALGAEGEYRLTAAYVVGADGGGSLVRKQMDIAFLGTDATFTCMLGDVKLPELEAGGIVSHFTEQGGIMIVPVTKQIHRVIVFDSERMAIAKDEPVTLGELKSSMLRVYGQDFGIREAQWLSRFGNATRQAEHFRKNRVFLAGDAAHIHLPAGGQGMNVGLQEAVNLGWKLAAELNGWAPDWLLDSYHEERYPVSTALLRNTEAQALLIRQLPGVVELRKLMASFLQIPEANALLAAQISAFDVGYAPDPHSPPHPLNGRRFSELTLRLASGSLLKSYKLMHAGSYVLLHLASDPQFGELVAWEKYPHVEGVQASIAEAAVGWENVHTALIRPDGYIAWAVDCTESAPLEAVKAGLARWCEPGSISLK; this is encoded by the coding sequence ATGAAAGATGGCGTAATTGTGGTAGGAGGTGGGCCAGTCGGACTAATGGTAGCCTCTGAGCTGGCTTTGGCTAACATAAAAGTTTGCTTGCTGGAGCGTTTGAAGGATACAACACCTTATTCTCGTGCATTAACGATTCATCCCCGTACGCTGGAGATATTAGATATGCGAGGGCTTGCTCCAGAGCTGCTTGAGAAGGGGAGGCCGATTCCGAAAGGGCATTTCGCGGGTCTGGCAACGCCTTTGGACTTTTCGGTTTTGGATTCTGCCTCGAACTATACGTTAGTTCTTGCCCAGAGTGAAACCGAGAAGCTGCTGGAGGAACGGGCAAGAGGGCTGGGCGTAGCTATTATTCGGGAGACGGAAGTGAAATCGATCCGCCAGCACGACGAAGGCGTTGAAGTGACGGCGCTAGGGGCGGAAGGAGAATATAGGCTGACCGCTGCATACGTCGTGGGCGCTGATGGCGGCGGAAGCCTTGTTCGTAAACAAATGGACATCGCTTTTTTAGGAACTGATGCTACCTTTACTTGTATGCTTGGCGATGTCAAGCTGCCAGAGCTGGAAGCAGGGGGAATCGTTTCTCATTTTACGGAACAAGGCGGTATCATGATTGTACCTGTGACTAAGCAGATTCACCGGGTCATTGTGTTCGATTCCGAGCGGATGGCGATTGCTAAGGACGAACCAGTCACACTCGGTGAGCTTAAGTCCAGCATGCTTCGTGTTTATGGACAGGATTTTGGGATTAGAGAGGCGCAGTGGCTTTCGCGATTCGGAAATGCAACACGCCAAGCGGAGCATTTTCGCAAAAATCGGGTTTTCCTCGCTGGAGACGCGGCACATATTCATCTTCCAGCAGGCGGACAAGGGATGAATGTCGGTTTGCAGGAGGCTGTGAATTTAGGCTGGAAGCTGGCTGCTGAGCTGAATGGCTGGGCTCCGGACTGGCTTTTGGACAGCTATCATGAGGAACGTTATCCTGTCAGCACGGCGCTGCTTCGCAATACCGAAGCGCAGGCTCTATTGATTAGACAGCTTCCGGGCGTGGTGGAGTTAAGAAAGCTTATGGCATCCTTTCTGCAAATACCCGAGGCCAATGCCTTGCTCGCTGCCCAAATTTCAGCCTTCGATGTGGGGTATGCGCCTGACCCCCACTCGCCGCCACATCCCCTGAATGGACGCCGATTCTCGGAGCTTACTTTAAGGCTGGCAAGCGGCTCTCTTCTAAAATCCTATAAGCTCATGCATGCAGGCTCTTATGTGCTGCTTCACCTCGCGAGTGATCCCCAATTCGGCGAGCTAGTCGCTTGGGAGAAATATCCGCATGTGGAAGGTGTGCAAGCTTCTATAGCTGAAGCAGCTGTCGGGTGGGAAAATGTTCATACGGCTTTAATTCGCCCCGATGGCTACATTGCATGGGCGGTTGACTGTACAGAATCGGCGCCGCTAGAGGCGGTCAAGGCAGGACTTGCCCGTTGGTGTGAGCCAGGTTCGATAAGCTTGAAATAA
- a CDS encoding MarR family transcriptional regulator: MEKHQMNKQYVYELILKLLHQQEQSEQNEGSLFLQKLRSSIEFDTPLNMTEIHVVSCIGQHEPLNLTAIADKMGLSKGNVSKVTTRLLKNGWVRKTQLNDNKKEVYFRLTAPGKQLYVIHEELHDRAQEKFMGILHAYSEAELEVVKRFILDLIGFYEHSVAEIAGQSL, encoded by the coding sequence GTGGAAAAACATCAAATGAACAAGCAATATGTGTATGAACTGATTTTAAAGCTGCTGCATCAGCAAGAGCAGTCCGAGCAGAACGAAGGCAGTCTATTTTTACAGAAGCTGCGCAGCAGCATTGAATTTGATACGCCGCTTAATATGACGGAAATTCATGTGGTGTCCTGCATAGGCCAGCACGAGCCGCTTAATTTGACGGCAATTGCCGATAAAATGGGGCTGAGCAAGGGAAACGTCTCCAAGGTGACGACTCGCCTTTTGAAAAACGGCTGGGTACGTAAAACGCAATTAAACGATAACAAAAAGGAAGTTTATTTTCGTCTGACTGCGCCGGGCAAGCAATTGTATGTCATTCATGAAGAGCTGCATGACAGGGCGCAGGAGAAATTCATGGGAATATTACATGCCTACAGTGAGGCTGAGCTTGAGGTAGTCAAACGGTTTATTCTGGATTTGATCGGTTTTTATGAGCATAGTGTTGCGGAGATAGCGGGGCAGTCATTATGA
- a CDS encoding nitroreductase, whose product MSIAVTIRERRSIRHFNEKPLAPDMLLQLLNDAVWAPNHGLREPWRFIVAERMEAKATLVDLMMESMAHLKRLKLMPGKLKQMMMQHYSKTPAFLIVVMKADKDAHKQEEDYGAVSCLIQNFQLLAWEQGIGMVWLTLECIHSPIFCEGLGVKPDERIVGILLMGYFDKMPKAKSRTPAEKKLTIL is encoded by the coding sequence ATGAGCATTGCAGTTACGATTCGTGAAAGGCGCAGCATTCGGCACTTTAATGAAAAACCGCTTGCGCCGGATATGCTGCTCCAATTGTTAAATGATGCCGTGTGGGCACCTAATCATGGGCTGCGGGAGCCCTGGCGCTTTATTGTAGCTGAACGTATGGAGGCAAAAGCGACGCTGGTCGATCTAATGATGGAGTCGATGGCCCATCTGAAACGCCTGAAGCTAATGCCTGGAAAGTTGAAGCAGATGATGATGCAGCATTACAGCAAAACCCCTGCGTTTCTAATTGTTGTGATGAAAGCAGACAAGGATGCGCATAAGCAGGAGGAGGATTATGGGGCTGTAAGCTGCCTCATTCAAAACTTTCAGCTACTGGCTTGGGAGCAAGGGATCGGGATGGTTTGGTTAACGCTCGAATGTATCCACTCTCCTATATTTTGTGAAGGGCTTGGCGTCAAGCCGGATGAGCGTATTGTTGGTATACTGCTTATGGGCTATTTCGATAAAATGCCGAAAGCAAAGTCGCGTACGCCTGCTGAAAAGAAACTGACCATCCTGTGA
- a CDS encoding LLM class flavin-dependent oxidoreductase: MKFALFSLLMNIPNAVTGEALTTQQKFQNVINQAVLAEKLGFDAYGVGERHGAPFLSSSPPVILTAIAARTSRIRLLTTVTVLSVLDPVRVAEDYATLDHLSGGRLELIIGKGNDPRHYPLFGITEEEQWESMAERYGLLNRLWTEENVSWEGRFRTPLDKVTTQPRPFQARIPIWHGSASSPLSTELAAKYGEPIFSSNSFHPQAKYKALIDHYRERWAYYGHDPKEAVVGSGADSLYLADTNEEAIRRYRPYYNAFQSTDSAKHNQSPFKDLEDNMANGPALVGSAEHVIEKILDYHQAFGHEVLSISVDGLTEAEQREQVERFAADVIPVLKREIPSKVWEASPLFTYQKGR; the protein is encoded by the coding sequence ATGAAATTTGCATTATTCAGCTTGCTGATGAATATTCCCAATGCCGTCACGGGAGAGGCGCTCACCACGCAGCAAAAATTTCAAAACGTCATAAATCAGGCGGTGCTGGCAGAAAAGCTAGGTTTTGATGCTTATGGCGTGGGGGAGCGGCATGGTGCGCCTTTTTTATCCTCTTCGCCTCCGGTCATTCTCACTGCGATTGCTGCCCGAACCTCACGCATTCGACTGCTCACGACAGTTACCGTATTAAGCGTGCTTGACCCGGTTCGGGTGGCCGAGGATTATGCGACGCTGGATCATCTGTCCGGCGGGCGGCTGGAGCTGATTATTGGCAAGGGCAACGATCCGCGGCATTATCCGCTGTTTGGCATTACGGAGGAGGAGCAATGGGAGTCCATGGCAGAGCGGTATGGATTGCTTAATCGCCTGTGGACAGAGGAAAATGTAAGCTGGGAAGGCCGATTTCGCACTCCACTCGACAAGGTGACAACGCAGCCGCGTCCATTCCAAGCGCGCATTCCGATTTGGCATGGCAGTGCATCAAGCCCATTGTCAACGGAGCTGGCAGCTAAATACGGCGAGCCGATTTTTTCCTCCAACAGCTTCCATCCCCAGGCAAAATATAAGGCGCTTATTGATCATTACCGTGAGCGATGGGCGTATTATGGTCATGATCCGAAGGAGGCGGTCGTTGGCTCGGGAGCTGACAGCTTATATTTGGCGGATACGAATGAAGAGGCGATTCGGCGGTATCGCCCCTATTATAATGCTTTTCAATCTACCGATTCCGCAAAGCACAATCAGTCGCCGTTCAAGGATCTGGAGGATAATATGGCGAATGGGCCCGCCCTTGTTGGCAGTGCGGAGCATGTGATCGAGAAAATATTGGATTACCATCAAGCCTTTGGTCACGAGGTGCTGAGTATTAGCGTGGATGGACTGACGGAGGCGGAGCAGCGCGAGCAGGTGGAGCGTTTTGCCGCCGATGTTATTCCTGTGCTGAAGCGGGAAATTCCGAGCAAGGTTTGGGAAGCCTCGCCATTATTTACGTATCAGAAGGGCCGATAG
- a CDS encoding SMP-30/gluconolactonase/LRE family protein — MTSTSRKTKASSKRKMISRVGLSLLGLLVAGALVLIITPSPVEPVKWIAPTAPSFEAEGPWQQNDKLSSAQLVTDAPHFPEFITFDKEGRLYTGDSDGKIYQVPFDAQGNPGPAVVYADTQGTPNGMMFDANGNLIVTDVQKGLLAVSQTGSIEVLADSVDGEPIYLANELDIAKDGTVYFSDTSNYGKVTFKEMAENKPHGRLLKYDPATKRTSVLLEGLYFANGIALAADEEYVLVAESYRYQMTRYWLSGEKQGTADIFAENMAGFPDNVTRDAQGNFWVGIFTSRLAFVDQMHNSPWLAGLMAKVPQALLNGASAPVKHGLIAKYSPQGELLESWHEPSGTLYGITTAVDHNGYLYIGTAPGGSEGVYRVPLSK, encoded by the coding sequence ATGACATCTACATCGAGAAAAACGAAAGCTAGCTCTAAACGCAAAATGATCAGCAGGGTAGGCTTATCCCTTTTAGGGCTGCTCGTGGCAGGAGCACTGGTCCTTATTATTACGCCATCCCCAGTCGAGCCAGTAAAATGGATCGCGCCAACGGCGCCTTCTTTCGAGGCGGAGGGGCCGTGGCAGCAGAACGACAAGCTCAGCTCCGCCCAACTGGTTACGGATGCTCCGCATTTCCCGGAATTCATTACCTTTGATAAGGAAGGGCGGCTTTATACAGGGGATTCCGACGGTAAAATCTATCAGGTTCCTTTCGATGCACAGGGCAATCCCGGGCCGGCAGTCGTGTATGCAGATACGCAAGGAACACCAAATGGCATGATGTTCGATGCTAACGGGAATCTCATTGTGACCGATGTGCAGAAAGGCCTGCTTGCGGTATCGCAGACAGGGAGCATAGAGGTGCTTGCCGATTCAGTGGACGGCGAGCCGATTTATTTAGCTAATGAGCTCGATATCGCGAAGGATGGCACGGTTTATTTTTCCGATACATCGAATTATGGCAAGGTGACCTTCAAGGAAATGGCGGAAAACAAGCCGCATGGGCGGCTGCTCAAATATGATCCGGCGACGAAGCGAACGTCAGTGCTGCTGGAAGGACTTTATTTTGCCAATGGAATTGCGTTGGCGGCAGATGAGGAGTATGTGCTGGTGGCAGAGTCGTATCGCTATCAGATGACCCGCTATTGGCTTTCAGGGGAGAAGCAGGGGACGGCAGATATTTTTGCTGAAAATATGGCTGGCTTCCCGGACAATGTAACGCGGGATGCGCAAGGAAACTTCTGGGTCGGCATTTTCACGAGCCGCTTGGCATTTGTTGATCAAATGCACAACAGCCCGTGGCTGGCTGGGCTGATGGCTAAAGTGCCGCAAGCGCTGCTGAATGGTGCCAGCGCGCCGGTGAAGCATGGGCTTATTGCCAAATACAGCCCACAAGGGGAACTGCTCGAAAGCTGGCATGAACCGTCAGGCACGCTTTATGGCATAACGACAGCGGTAGATCATAACGGCTATTTATATATCGGGACAGCGCCGGGAGGCAGCGAGGGTGTATACCGCGTACCTTTGTCCAAATAG
- a CDS encoding SDR family oxidoreductase, with translation MNIQGKWTLVTGASSGIGEQFARQLAEKGSHLVLVARSESKLNSLANELSKKHGIQAKVIALDLSKDSAPSELYKQCQQMKVDIELLINNAGFATHGLFEQVSGERQHEEIMLNVAAVVSLTHLFLPSMLRRSSGTVINVASTAGFQPLPYMAVYGATKAFVLSFTDALSWENRERGVTFFAFCPGSTDTDFFKVVGTESASVGKKDTPERIVKQALRKLAQGKTYFVPGMQNYIGAQLSRFVTRKQSLRIVGGMLRPR, from the coding sequence ATGAATATTCAAGGAAAATGGACACTTGTTACAGGAGCATCCTCAGGTATAGGCGAGCAATTCGCCAGGCAATTAGCAGAGAAAGGCAGTCATTTGGTGCTTGTAGCGCGGTCGGAGAGCAAGCTGAATAGCCTTGCCAACGAGCTTAGCAAGAAGCACGGCATTCAAGCAAAGGTCATTGCGCTTGATCTGTCCAAGGATAGTGCGCCGAGCGAGCTGTATAAGCAATGCCAGCAGATGAAGGTGGATATTGAGCTGCTTATTAATAATGCAGGCTTTGCTACGCATGGCTTGTTCGAGCAAGTATCCGGTGAGCGCCAGCATGAGGAGATCATGCTCAATGTTGCGGCGGTAGTAAGCCTGACCCATTTGTTTTTGCCAAGCATGCTGCGCAGAAGTTCAGGTACCGTCATCAATGTAGCTTCCACTGCGGGCTTTCAGCCACTTCCCTATATGGCGGTTTATGGGGCGACCAAAGCTTTCGTCTTATCGTTTACGGATGCTCTATCGTGGGAAAATCGCGAACGCGGCGTAACGTTTTTTGCTTTCTGTCCCGGCTCGACCGATACGGATTTCTTTAAGGTCGTAGGCACGGAATCCGCCTCCGTCGGGAAAAAAGATACGCCGGAAAGAATCGTCAAGCAGGCGCTGCGCAAGCTGGCGCAAGGCAAGACCTATTTTGTACCGGGTATGCAAAATTATATCGGAGCACAGCTGTCGCGGTTCGTAACGCGCAAGCAGTCTCTACGGATCGTAGGCGGCATGCTGAGGCCACGCTAA
- a CDS encoding TetR/AcrR family transcriptional regulator: MGEQDHPLNTNKRELKTYQEARLQNTENLRKLVVDAAATILQEEGPEAVTIRKVSQKMGCSTKIIYSLFVNKEGLAQQLYLDGCKIMAREFEATPAFSDPREHLLALGETYWQFAQRYSSYYKLMFGGAFGDFKPDEESLQGTVTAMRQLIYVIGSAQQQGLLSAAAPTDTAEIVRLVWGALHGVIHLQMGGHLGDVSSAYTTYQQTLSLLSSTLYAKQEG, encoded by the coding sequence ATGGGTGAACAGGATCATCCCCTTAATACGAATAAGCGCGAGTTGAAAACCTATCAGGAAGCCCGGCTGCAAAATACCGAAAATCTCCGCAAGCTCGTCGTAGACGCTGCGGCTACGATTTTGCAGGAGGAAGGCCCTGAAGCGGTTACCATTCGTAAAGTATCACAGAAAATGGGCTGCTCCACCAAAATTATTTACAGCTTGTTTGTCAATAAAGAAGGGCTTGCGCAGCAGCTGTATCTCGACGGCTGCAAAATTATGGCTCGCGAGTTTGAAGCAACGCCTGCATTCTCCGATCCGAGAGAGCATTTACTCGCTTTGGGCGAAACCTACTGGCAATTTGCACAGCGTTACTCCAGCTATTACAAGCTGATGTTTGGCGGAGCATTCGGCGATTTCAAGCCAGATGAGGAAAGCCTGCAAGGTACCGTGACGGCTATGCGGCAATTGATTTACGTAATCGGCAGTGCCCAGCAGCAGGGTCTCCTGTCGGCGGCGGCACCAACGGATACAGCAGAAATAGTCCGCCTCGTTTGGGGCGCCCTCCACGGCGTCATCCATCTGCAAATGGGTGGGCATCTGGGTGATGTTTCCTCCGCCTACACCACTTATCAGCAAACGCTCTCGCTATTATCGAGCACCTTGTACGCTAAGCAGGAAGGCTAA
- a CDS encoding AraC family transcriptional regulator, with amino-acid sequence MQLNEHIRLWNHVFIKIVDIRYAVMDKGEELSSYRLSASTFIYTVRGSAKIWLDRQLHMAKRFHIFHSGKGMNLTILAEDELEYYMILYKPTLALPSAQHLAKRLEKDNPFHYQYTFEPIAPLALFDIVERLYAEWMQESELGRLRVKASFYQFVYELLWQWHQQDREPIRPDLAAMAVRYIQEHYNRPLTLNAIAGALECSEGHLSRLFKNKTGISPMHYLGQIRTQRTMQLLLRTDATLQDIAENVGFPDAHSLSRSFKKYKGISPARYREKYGVEGSGRDMPLPMQGIAVLQPPFHVYNDIENHFHYRTGRELLMQRRTKIAVMALVMCFTMLVSACGGTANTNVSSSGAPTNQSAGAANTETSPAAQQVDSKAATRIVATPKGDVEVPANPQRVAADQYMGHLLKLGIIPVGVRSFMLNEAWLGDSGISQDVLDSIEDLGGFPMNLEKLTYLEPDLIIGSIDENIEQYEKVGTTVFLPYWEELKTAGPLEKFRNVSKIFGKEKEAEQWITAYDAKVEEAKAKIAGIVKEGETVSIVQFGYKALYVIAAEGGNYGNSTIYQMLDLPPTQQAKDMKDGFASISLEVLPQYTGDHIFLYGAEDEGGEEILNSELWKQLPAVQKGQVYKYGTFGENGDEFVMEDPYSLELQLEKVVSVMTANQK; translated from the coding sequence ATGCAATTAAATGAACATATAAGGCTATGGAATCATGTTTTTATTAAAATTGTTGATATTCGCTATGCGGTGATGGATAAAGGAGAAGAGTTGTCCTCTTATCGGCTGTCAGCGAGTACGTTTATTTACACCGTGCGTGGAAGCGCGAAAATCTGGCTGGACCGCCAACTGCATATGGCTAAGCGATTTCATATTTTTCATAGCGGCAAAGGCATGAACTTGACTATTTTAGCGGAGGATGAGCTGGAATACTATATGATTTTGTACAAGCCGACGCTTGCGCTGCCAAGTGCTCAGCATTTGGCGAAGCGGCTTGAGAAGGATAACCCCTTCCATTATCAATATACGTTTGAGCCGATCGCGCCACTTGCCTTATTCGATATAGTTGAGCGTCTGTATGCGGAGTGGATGCAGGAGAGTGAGCTTGGCAGGCTGCGGGTAAAGGCGAGCTTTTACCAGTTCGTCTATGAGCTGCTTTGGCAATGGCATCAGCAGGATCGGGAGCCCATTCGACCAGACTTGGCGGCAATGGCGGTTCGCTACATCCAGGAGCATTATAATAGACCACTTACGCTGAATGCGATTGCTGGGGCATTGGAGTGCAGTGAAGGGCATCTATCTAGATTGTTCAAAAATAAAACGGGGATTAGCCCTATGCATTACTTAGGCCAGATTCGGACCCAGCGTACGATGCAGCTGCTGCTGCGGACGGATGCCACCTTGCAGGATATTGCTGAAAATGTCGGCTTCCCGGATGCCCATTCCTTAAGCCGGAGCTTCAAAAAATATAAAGGGATTTCTCCAGCACGCTATCGAGAGAAGTATGGCGTGGAAGGGTCAGGTCGGGATATGCCCTTACCGATGCAAGGAATTGCCGTTCTACAGCCTCCCTTTCACGTCTATAATGATATTGAAAATCATTTTCATTATCGGACGGGGAGAGAATTATTGATGCAAAGAAGAACGAAAATAGCTGTGATGGCTTTAGTGATGTGCTTTACCATGCTTGTAAGTGCATGTGGAGGCACTGCTAATACCAATGTTAGTTCATCAGGAGCACCGACTAATCAGTCGGCTGGCGCAGCAAATACAGAGACATCGCCTGCTGCTCAGCAAGTGGATTCAAAAGCAGCGACCCGCATCGTAGCTACGCCTAAAGGTGACGTGGAGGTGCCTGCCAATCCGCAGCGGGTTGCCGCCGATCAATATATGGGTCATTTGCTGAAGCTCGGCATTATTCCAGTTGGGGTCAGAAGTTTTATGCTGAATGAGGCATGGCTTGGGGATTCAGGCATTTCGCAGGATGTACTGGATAGCATCGAGGATTTGGGCGGTTTTCCAATGAATTTGGAGAAGCTGACTTATTTGGAGCCTGATCTAATTATTGGTTCTATTGATGAAAATATTGAGCAATATGAGAAGGTTGGAACGACGGTGTTTCTGCCTTATTGGGAAGAACTGAAGACAGCGGGACCGCTGGAGAAATTTCGGAACGTCAGCAAAATATTCGGGAAGGAGAAGGAAGCCGAACAGTGGATCACAGCGTATGATGCAAAGGTTGAAGAGGCAAAAGCGAAAATAGCCGGAATTGTGAAGGAAGGTGAAACGGTTTCTATCGTTCAATTCGGCTACAAAGCCTTGTATGTCATCGCGGCTGAGGGCGGCAATTATGGCAACTCGACCATTTATCAAATGCTGGATCTGCCGCCAACTCAGCAAGCAAAAGATATGAAGGATGGCTTTGCAAGTATTTCATTGGAGGTTTTGCCGCAATATACGGGCGATCATATTTTCTTATACGGGGCAGAGGATGAGGGCGGCGAAGAAATATTGAACAGCGAGCTGTGGAAGCAGCTGCCTGCCGTGCAAAAGGGTCAAGTATATAAATACGGCACCTTTGGCGAAAATGGCGATGAGTTTGTTATGGAAGACCCGTATTCACTGGAGCTTCAGCTGGAGAAGGTCGTCAGCGTCATGACAGCGAATCAAAAATAG
- a CDS encoding IS1182 family transposase, producing the protein MYIQYTMDQLCLPMDLEEDIPANHLVRVVNAAVNQLDDAIFDAAYPGGGRDSYHPKMLTKVIIYAYSQRIYSSRQIAKAVRENIMFMWIAGRQRPDFRTLNRFRSERMKEVLETVFTGILHYLAEEKYVKLEHYFVDGTKIEANANRYTFVWGKAVVKHKAKLQEKVRTLFATIEAAEKQEELEQAGEDLTELGEASALTSEKLEAAVQQLEAKLQVQPKDKPLKKAVRALRKDLLPRLQKYERQQELLGDRNSFSKTDPDATFMRMKEDHMQNGQLKPGYNVQIGTENQFIIGYSLHQRPTDTRCLKPHLEKVKAALGKLPKTVIADAGYGGEENDAYLEGEQLEALVKYSTYHKEKSKRWQQDISKLDNWQYVEAEDTWTCAVGRKLLFRYESKGTTESGYEVRKRHYRSASCEDCPLKEACTKAQGNREISVSLKYLRYKQQVREKLRSDEGYALAVRRMIEPESVFGQLKNNRGFRRFLLRGLPKVSLEVGWLSLAHNLLKKATIDQKSKIAVQG; encoded by the coding sequence TTGTACATTCAATATACCATGGATCAACTTTGCTTACCAATGGATTTAGAAGAAGACATACCCGCTAACCATTTGGTTCGTGTAGTCAACGCTGCTGTTAATCAGCTCGACGACGCGATCTTCGACGCGGCTTATCCCGGAGGCGGAAGAGATAGCTATCACCCCAAGATGCTCACCAAAGTTATCATTTACGCCTACTCACAGCGAATCTACTCTTCTCGTCAAATCGCCAAAGCGGTTCGTGAGAATATCATGTTCATGTGGATCGCAGGCAGACAACGACCAGACTTTCGAACGCTGAATCGGTTTCGTTCCGAACGAATGAAAGAGGTACTGGAGACGGTCTTCACAGGTATCCTTCATTATCTTGCAGAGGAAAAGTACGTGAAGCTTGAGCATTACTTTGTCGATGGCACGAAGATCGAAGCAAACGCGAACCGTTACACCTTCGTCTGGGGCAAAGCCGTCGTGAAGCACAAGGCAAAGTTGCAAGAGAAAGTACGGACACTGTTTGCAACGATTGAAGCAGCGGAGAAGCAAGAAGAGCTGGAACAGGCTGGAGAAGACCTCACCGAGCTTGGCGAGGCATCCGCGCTGACGAGCGAAAAGCTAGAGGCTGCTGTTCAACAATTGGAAGCTAAACTGCAAGTCCAGCCGAAGGACAAGCCGCTTAAAAAAGCGGTGCGCGCGCTCCGTAAAGACCTGCTCCCTCGTTTGCAAAAATATGAAAGGCAGCAAGAGCTTCTTGGGGATCGGAACAGCTTTAGCAAGACGGATCCCGACGCTACCTTCATGCGAATGAAAGAAGATCACATGCAAAATGGTCAATTGAAACCTGGCTACAATGTGCAGATCGGAACAGAAAACCAGTTCATCATCGGCTACAGTTTGCATCAACGCCCAACCGACACGCGTTGCCTCAAACCTCATTTGGAGAAGGTTAAAGCCGCTCTAGGAAAGCTGCCGAAAACCGTCATCGCGGATGCAGGATACGGCGGTGAAGAAAATGACGCATACTTAGAAGGTGAGCAGTTAGAAGCATTAGTGAAGTACAGTACTTACCACAAGGAAAAATCGAAGAGGTGGCAGCAGGATATCAGCAAGCTGGACAACTGGCAGTACGTTGAAGCCGAAGATACTTGGACATGCGCGGTAGGGCGCAAGCTGCTGTTTCGTTATGAAAGTAAGGGAACGACTGAAAGCGGATATGAAGTCAGAAAGCGACACTATCGTAGCGCAAGCTGCGAAGATTGTCCGCTCAAAGAAGCTTGTACAAAAGCACAAGGGAATCGGGAAATCAGCGTGAGTCTCAAGTATTTGCGGTACAAGCAGCAAGTACGCGAGAAACTCAGGAGCGACGAGGGATACGCTCTGGCGGTTCGACGAATGATCGAGCCCGAGAGTGTATTTGGACAACTGAAGAACAACCGGGGATTCAGACGTTTTCTGCTTCGTGGCCTGCCTAAGGTAAGCCTGGAGGTCGGGTGGCTTTCGCTTGCCCACAATTTGCTCAAGAAAGCGACAATAGACCAAAAGTCAAAAATAGCGGTGCAGGGATGA